GACCCCAAATGGATTTATTATACTACAGCCAAATTATAGATTACTATTTTTTAACTGCAATTTATTTTTAATCATTTCTGGTACTTTAATTATTCTATTTTGTTCTTTGTCAAAAACAACCAATTTTGTAATCACCTCTGCATGAAGAAAATCATTGACGTAAAATGCAGTTAAAAGTTCGAAAGAAGCATTAGAGATAGATAATAATTTAAGCTTAAGAATTATGGGATCATGATAATATATTGATTTTTTAAAATCTAGATTTAAACTTTTAGTAATTAATTGTAATTTATTAAAATACAAAAGTTCGTCATTTAAATAAAGCGAACGAGACTCAATAGAAATATCAATATATCTTGAACTTGTTAGATGACCATAAACATCAATATCAGACCATCGCAATTTAAAATTTTCAATAAATAACCATTCTGAGTTTAAGTCCATAAATAGAATTCTTTCTAAAATTGTAATTTTAATAATCAAAAATTTTCAACAATTAAATGTTCTTTTATTAGAGCAATAAATTTTTCAGGAAATTTAACCATTTTATTTGTTTTGAAATTAAAACTCACTAACTTAATGAATCCAGAAGCGGATAACTCTCCATTGTCCATATTTTTAACTATGGATTCCATTTTAACTGAAACTGGTGATAGTTCATAAAACTTAGAAGTTATTTTAATATTATCAGAATAATAAAGTTGTGACTTATATTTAAAATTTATTTCATTTACGATCAAACCTACATTATCTTCACCAATAGATAATTCTTTAAAACCATAATTTTCAAAAAAAGAGCATCTAGCATCATGTATTATCGTAATTAATTTATCGTGACCAAGATGGTTACCATAATTTAAATCACCAATTCGAATTTGATAATATTTCTCATTTTTATATATTATTTTTTCCATATACCATCCATTTTAAACTATAATTCAAATAATAATTCAGTAAATAAAAAATATCGACCCCTCTAGATTAATGCTTTTATTTAGAAATATAAAATTTGTCAATATTTTATAATTTGTTTAAATATTGCATAATTTTAAGAACTGAAGTATCATAAACTTTATTATACTTAAATAAGGAATTCAAATGAAAATTTTGTTTATTTATATTTTAATATTATTTAACTATATTTCTTATTCTTACGCATCAGAAAGTAATAATGAAAAAACAGTTATTTTCATTCGGCATGGGGAAAAACCGTTAAATGTAGAAATAGGACAAATAAATTGTAAAGGACTTAATCGTTCTTTAAAATTACCTAAAGTTTTAGTACAAAAATTTGGAAAACCAAATTTTATTTTTGCTCCAAATCCAAGTGATCAAATAGAAAAAAAACAGCAAAAA
The genomic region above belongs to Silvanigrella paludirubra and contains:
- a CDS encoding acyl-CoA thioesterase, with the translated sequence MEKIIYKNEKYYQIRIGDLNYGNHLGHDKLITIIHDARCSFFENYGFKELSIGEDNVGLIVNEINFKYKSQLYYSDNIKITSKFYELSPVSVKMESIVKNMDNGELSASGFIKLVSFNFKTNKMVKFPEKFIALIKEHLIVENF
- a CDS encoding acyl-CoA thioesterase: MDLNSEWLFIENFKLRWSDIDVYGHLTSSRYIDISIESRSLYLNDELLYFNKLQLITKSLNLDFKKSIYYHDPIILKLKLLSISNASFELLTAFYVNDFLHAEVITKLVVFDKEQNRIIKVPEMIKNKLQLKNSNL